The Sphingobacterium bambusae genome includes a window with the following:
- a CDS encoding beta-carotene 15,15'-monooxygenase: MSQLHNSKISKNALLIQFGLLFFLILTIPYDTQLFQSLSNGPFFAFENWFQLATYRTSFIPESSHVGSDVRGYYNWLIAFLAATLILTGLRKFFATRWHTNTDELYYWLRVLLRYRLALAVIFIGIVKVLPLQIPEPTIGDLHTEYGDFLLWKLYYLTNGIATAGYLPVIGSLEILGGLLLLNRRTAVIGAGLLLAVLLNVVLVNYVYDIGEQVYSSLLFLMALVIFAYDWPRFYGLLIRKTQVYPDGYWPRFTRPVAFIRPYLQALVLLIAAVFSVQAYLEWKDSNYPFPKENGIAGISGVYNVKDFVWKGDTLAYSLVDTIRWRDVVFEKWNTVSIRDNRPAAIDSTKARITFSTGRNYEYIGNAGRHFFTYKHSKNKKDSTISLRLVGKIDSAKTFRLSLNKLGSDTLLLRGATQAGDSLFVRLERIDKKYLLKEGRRKPIRIY, from the coding sequence CTTACGATACACAACTATTTCAATCCTTATCCAATGGTCCATTTTTCGCATTTGAAAACTGGTTCCAACTCGCTACCTACAGAACTTCCTTTATTCCAGAAAGTAGCCATGTCGGATCCGATGTTCGCGGCTACTATAACTGGCTTATTGCTTTCTTGGCGGCTACCTTGATTTTAACCGGACTTCGTAAGTTCTTTGCCACACGTTGGCATACGAATACCGATGAACTCTATTATTGGCTACGGGTACTCTTGCGCTATCGCTTGGCCTTGGCTGTTATATTTATCGGCATTGTAAAAGTGCTGCCTCTACAGATCCCTGAACCAACGATAGGCGACTTGCATACAGAGTATGGTGACTTCCTGCTTTGGAAACTCTATTACCTGACCAACGGAATTGCTACGGCAGGTTATCTACCTGTCATTGGCTCGCTGGAGATCTTGGGTGGATTGTTGCTGCTCAATCGTCGTACCGCGGTAATTGGCGCTGGACTTTTGCTTGCTGTGCTCTTGAATGTTGTATTGGTGAATTACGTGTATGATATCGGTGAACAGGTTTATAGTTCATTACTGTTTCTGATGGCTTTGGTTATTTTTGCCTACGATTGGCCCCGATTTTATGGCTTGCTCATCAGGAAAACACAAGTTTATCCAGATGGATATTGGCCTAGATTTACGCGACCTGTAGCCTTTATTCGCCCTTATCTGCAGGCACTCGTTCTACTTATCGCTGCTGTATTTAGTGTGCAGGCTTACTTGGAATGGAAAGATTCAAATTACCCGTTTCCAAAGGAAAACGGCATCGCTGGAATTAGTGGGGTTTATAATGTCAAGGACTTTGTTTGGAAAGGAGATACACTCGCTTATTCCTTAGTTGACACCATACGCTGGAGAGATGTGGTATTTGAGAAGTGGAATACCGTTAGCATCCGCGACAATCGACCTGCGGCGATAGATAGTACGAAAGCACGCATCACTTTCTCAACAGGTAGAAATTATGAATACATCGGCAATGCTGGACGACACTTTTTTACATACAAGCATTCGAAAAACAAAAAGGATTCCACTATTAGCTTGCGGTTGGTGGGAAAGATAGACAGTGCCAAGACGTTCCGACTTTCCTTGAACAAACTTGGATCCGACACCTTGCTGTTGCGTGGCGCCACACAAGCTGGCGATTCCCTTTTCGTCCGGCTGGAGCGGATAGATAAAAAATATCTTCTAAAAGAAGGTCGGAGAAAACCAATTCGTATTTATTAA
- a CDS encoding MBL fold metallo-hydrolase, giving the protein MNRRIFIHRSFFALALTTGVKGISCSGGREKKGSEYLIKQFEDTGLAQFSYAVEAENKIVLIDPARDPQPYYAYASARGARIIGVVETHPHADFVSGHLQIHREKNVPIYVSALAKVSYPSERFDDGDTIKISNDVVLRALNTPGHSPDSISIVLQVAGKDIAVFSGDALLLGGVGRPDLREYSGEAIAQRYHLARQMYHSLFTKYSLLDDDVIVYPAHGAGTLCATALSDAKQSTIGHEKQHNTAFQKRAEDDFVRLLLAEQPIVPAYFPFDVEINKKGATDLSPALDSIPTVTTREIDLAKSLVIDTRPSKQYHGSHLKGSINIPERAKSETWVGTLVEPERGFFVVVDKESEARDRLAKLAKIGYEGFVQGVMIYQEGDGLASTAFNKENFDRNQQDYHILDVRNASEVESNPVFKQAKHIALADLTQALDRIPTDKPIAVHCASGYRSAIASSIIKKYRPEVEVIDIGEEIKGYSASNKKANDIN; this is encoded by the coding sequence ATGAATAGAAGAATATTTATACATCGTTCCTTTTTTGCACTAGCACTTACGACGGGTGTAAAGGGGATTTCCTGCTCCGGAGGGCGAGAAAAAAAAGGATCGGAATACCTGATCAAACAATTCGAAGACACTGGACTGGCACAGTTTTCCTACGCTGTAGAGGCAGAAAATAAAATTGTTTTGATTGATCCGGCACGTGATCCGCAACCTTACTACGCCTACGCTTCAGCACGCGGTGCTCGCATTATAGGTGTAGTAGAAACCCATCCGCACGCCGATTTTGTGAGTGGTCACCTACAGATACATCGAGAAAAGAATGTACCTATATACGTAAGTGCGTTGGCAAAGGTTAGCTACCCAAGTGAGCGTTTTGACGATGGAGATACTATCAAGATCAGTAACGATGTTGTTCTCCGCGCATTAAATACACCGGGACACTCTCCGGATAGCATCTCTATTGTGTTGCAGGTAGCGGGCAAAGACATCGCGGTATTTTCTGGTGATGCACTGTTGCTTGGCGGCGTAGGCCGACCGGACTTACGGGAGTATTCAGGTGAGGCCATTGCGCAGCGTTATCACCTCGCGCGACAGATGTACCATAGTCTGTTTACGAAATATAGCTTGCTGGATGACGACGTAATCGTTTATCCAGCACACGGTGCGGGTACGTTGTGCGCAACAGCCCTAAGCGACGCGAAGCAGAGCACGATTGGTCACGAGAAGCAACATAACACGGCTTTTCAAAAACGTGCTGAGGATGATTTCGTTAGGCTGCTCTTGGCCGAACAGCCTATTGTGCCGGCCTACTTTCCCTTCGATGTGGAGATCAATAAAAAAGGAGCCACGGATTTATCGCCTGCACTCGACTCAATTCCAACAGTTACAACGAGGGAAATTGATCTGGCCAAAAGCCTCGTTATTGATACTCGTCCATCTAAACAGTATCATGGCAGTCATTTAAAAGGATCTATAAACATACCGGAACGGGCTAAATCAGAAACTTGGGTTGGTACGCTGGTCGAGCCCGAGCGTGGCTTTTTTGTAGTAGTCGATAAGGAATCCGAGGCAAGAGATCGCTTGGCTAAGTTGGCAAAGATTGGTTATGAGGGATTTGTGCAGGGCGTAATGATTTACCAAGAAGGCGATGGTCTGGCTTCGACAGCATTTAACAAAGAGAATTTTGACAGAAACCAGCAAGACTATCACATCTTAGACGTACGTAACGCCAGCGAAGTAGAATCTAATCCCGTTTTCAAGCAAGCAAAACATATTGCACTTGCCGATTTAACGCAGGCATTGGATCGCATTCCTACGGATAAACCAATCGCCGTACACTGTGCATCGGGTTATCGTTCGGCCATCGCATCCAGTATCATCAAGAAATATAGACCTGAGGTAGAGGTAATTGACATAGGCGAGGAAATTAAAGGCTACAGTGCTTCAAATAAGAAAGCGAACGATATAAATTAA
- a CDS encoding phytoene desaturase family protein yields the protein MDKYDAIIIGAGPNGLAAAITLQKQGLSTLLLEGSYSVGGGMRTKELTLPGFKHDICSAIHPMAIASPFFRTLPLAEHGLHFVKPHYAAAHPLDHGSAAMLYNSVAETADGLGHDAKAYRDLVAQVADGWESLSSTIMGPLRYPANPLQLASFGIKALQPASWTAGRFRTEQGKALWAGLAAHGIQPLSNWTTSAIALVLAAVGNKHGWPVPVGGSQSIADALASYYQSLGGKIQLNHWLRDRGELPDHKVLILDMTPAQLLKIEGLGFADRYSKQLQKYRYGMGVFKLDWALSAKTPFTDKRCQEAATVHLGNTFAEIAAAERAAHGGQRVEKPFVLFTQPSAFDDTRAPAGQHTAWAYCHVPNGSTEDYTEAIEQQVERFAPGFRDTILARHKFSAVEMEGYNPNYVGGDINGGIMDIFQLYTRPTLSLTPYRTSNREVYICSSSTPPGGGVHGMSGYHAAKTALLDHFNTRIA from the coding sequence ATGGATAAATATGACGCTATTATCATAGGGGCTGGACCAAATGGCCTAGCGGCTGCGATAACGTTACAAAAACAAGGTTTATCAACACTATTGCTAGAGGGCAGTTACAGTGTTGGTGGAGGCATGCGCACCAAAGAGCTTACCTTGCCGGGCTTTAAACACGACATCTGTTCGGCTATACATCCCATGGCCATTGCTTCGCCTTTCTTTCGGACACTGCCGCTTGCAGAACACGGCTTGCACTTTGTAAAGCCGCATTATGCTGCTGCACACCCGCTTGACCATGGTTCCGCCGCAATGCTTTACAACAGTGTTGCCGAAACCGCCGATGGGCTGGGGCACGACGCTAAGGCATACCGTGATTTAGTTGCGCAAGTTGCGGATGGATGGGAGAGCTTATCTTCGACAATTATGGGGCCTTTGCGGTATCCCGCAAATCCTCTTCAATTGGCTTCGTTCGGTATTAAGGCCTTACAGCCCGCTAGCTGGACTGCTGGACGATTTCGTACGGAACAAGGAAAAGCGCTATGGGCAGGATTGGCCGCGCATGGCATACAGCCCTTGAGCAACTGGACAACCTCAGCCATAGCCTTGGTACTCGCGGCAGTAGGTAATAAACACGGTTGGCCTGTTCCCGTTGGCGGATCACAATCTATAGCCGACGCGCTAGCAAGCTATTACCAATCGTTGGGCGGAAAGATTCAATTGAACCACTGGCTGCGCGACCGAGGCGAACTGCCTGATCATAAAGTGCTGATACTCGACATGACACCGGCACAGCTGTTAAAGATTGAAGGGCTTGGGTTTGCCGATCGTTACAGCAAACAATTGCAGAAGTACCGCTATGGGATGGGCGTATTTAAACTGGATTGGGCTTTGTCGGCAAAGACGCCCTTTACAGACAAGCGATGCCAAGAAGCGGCAACCGTACACCTAGGAAATACTTTTGCGGAAATTGCGGCAGCCGAACGCGCCGCCCATGGAGGACAGCGGGTAGAAAAGCCTTTCGTGCTCTTCACGCAGCCAAGCGCTTTTGACGATACGCGGGCACCAGCGGGTCAACATACCGCTTGGGCATATTGTCACGTGCCTAATGGTTCAACTGAAGATTACACCGAAGCGATAGAGCAACAGGTAGAGCGTTTTGCGCCAGGTTTTCGTGACACGATCCTCGCTAGGCACAAGTTTTCGGCTGTAGAAATGGAGGGTTACAACCCCAATTATGTCGGAGGTGACATCAACGGTGGTATTATGGATATTTTTCAACTTTATACACGACCTACGCTGTCCCTTACGCCATATCGTACATCGAACAGGGAGGTCTATATTTGCTCCTCGTCGACACCACCTGGAGGTGGCGTGCACGGCATGTCGGGATATCATGCTGCAAAGACGGCATTGCTAGATCATTTTAATACGCGTATTGCATAA
- the pxpB gene encoding 5-oxoprolinase subunit PxpB, whose amino-acid sequence MTFYEKPLIYPLGDAALVVSFGTTVDERHNMLVRSLDLVLTQSDMFGIRECVPAYSTLTVYYDPLSLSYDTVYQFLYQLVGKLEIEERKVKEEKVIPVWYNGPDLTDVSQHTGLTIEEIIAIHTAKCYRVYMLGFVPGFPYLGGMDKRLATPRKAIPRVKIPAGSVGIAGEQTGIYPLDTPGGWQIIGQTPMVMFDMRLQDHPARVAAGDLLRFVSIEEGEFWDLKRGEDGH is encoded by the coding sequence ATGACTTTTTACGAGAAGCCGCTAATTTATCCATTAGGAGATGCTGCCTTGGTGGTTTCTTTCGGAACAACAGTGGACGAACGGCATAACATGTTGGTTCGCAGCTTAGATTTAGTATTGACGCAATCTGATATGTTTGGTATCAGGGAGTGCGTTCCCGCATACAGTACATTGACTGTTTACTACGATCCGCTATCCTTGTCTTATGATACGGTTTATCAATTTCTGTATCAGCTTGTCGGCAAGCTAGAGATAGAAGAAAGGAAGGTCAAGGAAGAGAAAGTAATACCCGTTTGGTACAACGGCCCAGATCTGACGGACGTCTCGCAGCATACCGGACTTACTATCGAGGAAATTATCGCGATACATACGGCGAAATGCTACCGTGTTTACATGTTGGGCTTTGTGCCTGGATTTCCCTATTTGGGTGGAATGGACAAACGATTGGCGACGCCTAGAAAAGCTATACCACGTGTGAAGATACCCGCTGGATCGGTGGGCATCGCAGGCGAACAAACGGGAATCTATCCATTGGACACGCCGGGTGGTTGGCAAATTATTGGCCAGACACCAATGGTAATGTTTGATATGCGCTTACAAGATCACCCGGCACGTGTTGCTGCGGGTGATTTACTGCGCTTTGTGTCTATTGAGGAAGGTGAATTTTGGGATCTTAAAAGAGGCGAAGATGGGCATTAA
- a CDS encoding 5-oxoprolinase subunit C family protein, which produces MGIKVIQAGLLTTVQDLGRFGLQRYGMVVSGAMDGLALRLGNMLLGNDENEAALECTMVGPRLLFEERRRIVLTGGDLSAALDGVAVPMWKPISVHAGSILSFGKAVHGCRCYICFDRGLAIETLMGSKSTYLRAKIGGWKGRALQKGDRIPFQYVDEKESTDLRWRLGHIGYPDLSQRSIRVIEGPHYAQFDQRSREDFLNISFLISNESDRMGYRLASAALRLTLPIELLSSAVTFGTIQVPPQGQPIVLMADHPTTGGYPIIGQVIEADLPLLAQLQPQDSIRFERVTVADAQQIVKDRHQQIQELKISIALKYEK; this is translated from the coding sequence ATGGGCATTAAAGTAATACAGGCAGGCCTTTTGACGACTGTACAAGATTTGGGTAGGTTTGGCCTTCAGCGGTATGGCATGGTGGTTAGTGGGGCAATGGACGGTTTGGCCTTACGTTTGGGAAACATGCTGCTGGGTAATGATGAAAACGAAGCCGCTTTGGAATGTACCATGGTTGGTCCGCGCCTGTTGTTTGAAGAACGACGACGGATAGTCTTGACTGGGGGAGACCTCTCTGCCGCACTGGACGGCGTGGCCGTTCCGATGTGGAAACCAATATCTGTGCATGCGGGAAGCATACTTTCCTTTGGCAAGGCCGTGCATGGCTGCCGCTGTTATATTTGCTTTGACAGGGGGCTTGCCATAGAGACTTTGATGGGAAGTAAGTCCACCTATCTGCGCGCCAAGATTGGCGGATGGAAGGGTAGGGCATTGCAGAAAGGTGACCGTATTCCTTTTCAGTATGTAGATGAAAAAGAGTCGACAGACCTTCGATGGCGATTAGGGCATATTGGCTACCCCGATCTTTCCCAGCGTAGCATCCGTGTGATAGAAGGTCCCCATTATGCACAATTCGATCAGAGGAGTCGGGAAGATTTCCTGAACATATCATTTTTGATTAGCAACGAATCGGATCGTATGGGGTATCGCTTGGCATCAGCAGCTCTGCGATTAACACTACCCATCGAATTGTTATCTTCAGCGGTAACGTTTGGGACAATACAGGTTCCGCCTCAAGGTCAGCCAATCGTGTTGATGGCAGACCATCCGACGACGGGAGGGTATCCGATTATCGGTCAAGTAATCGAAGCCGACTTGCCGTTGCTTGCACAATTACAACCGCAAGATAGTATTCGTTTTGAACGGGTTACGGTGGCAGATGCTCAACAAATTGTAAAGGATCGTCATCAGCAGATACAAGAATTAAAAATATCTATAGCCTTAAAATATGAAAAATAA
- a CDS encoding LamB/YcsF family protein, whose product MKNKRRIDLNCDIGESFGPWVMGNDEAILPYVSSVNIACGFHAGDPTTIMQTLALVASYDLRIGAHPGFYDRQGFGRREIQMSPKEVYDLMVYQIGALMGCVTARGLSLHHVKPHGALYNMAAKDALLADAIATAVYDVNPSLALYGLSGSELTRAGLGKGLHVYHEVFADRTYKQDGTLMPRSDSSALISDDQQAIEQVLRIVERGHVLSVDGSSVAIEADTICLHGDNSKAVVFAKRIVDVLHDHNIEIG is encoded by the coding sequence ATGAAAAATAAACGCCGCATTGATTTAAACTGTGATATTGGTGAAAGCTTCGGACCGTGGGTGATGGGTAATGATGAAGCTATTCTTCCTTATGTTTCTTCTGTAAACATAGCTTGTGGATTTCATGCGGGTGATCCGACCACCATTATGCAGACATTGGCACTAGTAGCTTCCTATGATTTACGTATTGGGGCACATCCCGGATTTTATGATCGACAGGGATTCGGGAGACGGGAGATACAGATGAGCCCCAAAGAGGTGTATGATTTAATGGTCTATCAAATTGGGGCATTGATGGGCTGTGTAACCGCACGCGGACTTTCCTTGCATCATGTGAAACCGCATGGAGCACTTTATAATATGGCGGCCAAGGATGCTTTATTGGCCGATGCAATAGCAACGGCTGTTTACGATGTGAATCCTTCCTTAGCGCTGTATGGGTTATCGGGAAGCGAACTTACGCGGGCAGGTCTCGGAAAAGGGCTACATGTGTATCATGAAGTTTTTGCCGATCGTACCTATAAGCAGGACGGCACCCTGATGCCGCGTAGTGATAGCAGTGCATTGATTAGCGATGACCAACAGGCTATTGAACAAGTGCTGCGCATAGTGGAAAGGGGACACGTGCTGAGCGTCGATGGGAGTAGTGTGGCTATCGAGGCGGATACCATTTGTCTTCACGGCGATAACAGCAAGGCCGTGGTTTTTGCTAAGCGTATTGTCGACGTATTGCATGATCATAATATTGAAATAGGATGA
- a CDS encoding NRAMP family divalent metal transporter codes for MKNKRTSVLIGAALLMATSAVGPGFLTQTTVFTKSLGASFGFVILISILIDIGVQLNIWRVIAVSKKRAQDIANMLLPGLGGFISLLIVLGGLAFNIGNVGGAGLGLEALFGMDVTYGAVLASIMAIAVFANRQAGKAMDLFTQIMGFIMILVIIYVGIVAHPPVGEAALRTVMPLQIDFVAIITLVGGTVGGYITFAGGHRLIDAGITGRTALPQVDRSAVMGVSVASFIRILLFLASLGVISQGLLIDDGNPTASVFKLAAGNMGYRLFGLVMFAAAVTSVIGSAYTSISFIKSFSPKIEKNENLLIILFIAISTMIFVTIGKPVDLLIIAGAVNGVILPIALSTMLIAAYKPTIVGDYKQPMLFTIIGAIIVIVMTCMSVQVFLRLW; via the coding sequence ATGAAGAATAAGCGGACCTCTGTATTAATAGGCGCGGCTTTGTTGATGGCTACCTCAGCCGTAGGCCCCGGTTTTCTAACACAAACAACGGTCTTTACAAAGTCGTTGGGCGCGAGCTTTGGTTTCGTAATCTTGATATCAATTTTAATTGACATCGGGGTTCAATTGAATATTTGGCGCGTCATCGCCGTCTCTAAAAAAAGGGCACAGGATATTGCCAATATGTTATTGCCCGGATTGGGAGGTTTTATTTCATTGCTGATCGTGCTCGGTGGTTTGGCCTTTAATATAGGCAACGTAGGCGGAGCTGGTCTAGGCCTAGAAGCACTGTTTGGTATGGATGTTACCTATGGAGCAGTTTTAGCGTCGATTATGGCTATCGCGGTGTTTGCCAACAGACAGGCCGGTAAAGCCATGGATTTGTTTACACAAATCATGGGATTCATCATGATTCTCGTTATCATTTATGTGGGGATTGTTGCTCATCCTCCGGTAGGTGAGGCAGCTTTGCGTACGGTAATGCCGCTGCAGATTGATTTTGTAGCAATCATTACGTTGGTAGGCGGTACAGTAGGAGGTTACATTACGTTTGCTGGCGGACACCGACTGATTGATGCTGGCATCACTGGCAGAACGGCGCTACCCCAAGTAGACCGAAGTGCAGTGATGGGGGTATCGGTAGCTTCATTTATACGCATTTTACTTTTTCTTGCATCCTTGGGAGTTATCAGTCAGGGCTTATTGATCGATGATGGAAATCCCACGGCGTCGGTATTTAAATTAGCTGCTGGCAACATGGGCTATCGCTTATTTGGCTTGGTGATGTTTGCGGCTGCGGTTACCTCGGTGATTGGATCTGCTTATACGTCCATTTCATTTATTAAGTCGTTTAGCCCTAAGATTGAAAAAAATGAAAACTTGCTAATTATACTGTTTATCGCTATTTCTACGATGATATTCGTGACGATTGGCAAACCGGTAGACTTGTTAATTATTGCAGGAGCTGTAAACGGTGTAATCCTGCCTATAGCGCTTAGCACCATGCTTATTGCTGCATACAAACCAACTATTGTGGGTGATTATAAGCAGCCCATGCTCTTTACCATCATCGGCGCTATTATTGTTATTGTGATGACTTGTATGAGTGTACAGGTATTTCTTAGATTATGGTAA
- a CDS encoding YeeE/YedE family protein: MDVLMEPWPWYIAGPLVGLIMLALLILGRSFGFSSNFRTMCAALGAGKRVAFFRFDWRSQSWNLLFLVGAVAGGFLAAHFLDNSEAPRISTATLNKLASLGIETPVVSYYPEEIFDSLTVQNVLIWAFGGLLIGFGSRYAGGCTSGHAISGLSNLEIPSLIAVVGFFIGGLLMVHLVFPIIF, encoded by the coding sequence ATGGATGTTTTAATGGAGCCTTGGCCGTGGTATATTGCTGGACCGTTAGTGGGTTTGATCATGCTTGCACTACTGATCTTAGGAAGGAGCTTTGGCTTTTCTTCAAACTTTAGAACGATGTGTGCCGCACTCGGGGCGGGAAAACGTGTCGCATTTTTTAGATTCGACTGGCGTTCGCAAAGCTGGAATTTACTGTTTTTAGTGGGGGCCGTTGCTGGTGGTTTTCTAGCAGCTCATTTTTTGGATAATAGCGAAGCTCCTCGAATTTCGACCGCCACCTTAAATAAGTTAGCTTCTTTGGGAATAGAAACGCCTGTTGTAAGCTACTATCCTGAAGAAATTTTTGATTCCCTGACTGTACAAAATGTGCTAATATGGGCGTTTGGTGGTCTATTGATCGGATTTGGTAGCCGTTATGCTGGTGGTTGTACTTCCGGCCATGCCATCTCAGGACTTAGCAACCTCGAAATCCCTTCGCTGATTGCCGTTGTTGGTTTTTTCATTGGCGGTCTTCTCATGGTACATCTTGTTTTTCCAATAATTTTTTAA
- a CDS encoding DUF6691 family protein, producing the protein MKRAIYVLLGLLFGMAMYKGEAASWFRIFEMFNFHSFHMYGFIASALFVGVVGVYMLKRIGRQADGKPIVIVPKEKTVYRYLLGGIIFGLGWALVGACPGPIFVLIGAGVWSMVVVAAFALLGTYLYALLRDKLPH; encoded by the coding sequence ATGAAAAGAGCAATTTATGTGCTGTTGGGCCTACTCTTTGGTATGGCAATGTATAAAGGAGAAGCTGCTTCTTGGTTTCGAATATTCGAGATGTTCAATTTCCATTCGTTTCATATGTATGGCTTTATAGCGAGCGCTTTGTTCGTTGGTGTGGTAGGTGTTTATATGTTAAAACGTATAGGCAGGCAGGCCGATGGCAAACCGATCGTGATTGTGCCGAAAGAGAAAACCGTATACCGATATCTGTTAGGAGGCATTATATTTGGTTTAGGCTGGGCACTCGTGGGGGCCTGTCCCGGGCCAATTTTTGTGCTTATCGGTGCGGGTGTATGGTCTATGGTCGTTGTCGCTGCTTTCGCTTTATTGGGCACCTATCTATATGCCTTGCTCAGAGATAAACTCCCACACTAA
- a CDS encoding sulfite exporter TauE/SafE family protein: protein MQIGFAFAILVGMTLGLVGSGGTILTVPILVYIMGVDPVLATTYSLFAVGTTAFIGGLRGLRKGEVDLAHVCHFGIPSLLSVFLTRTFLLPLVPEVIYIGSFSIHQAVVLMLLFAVVMLASAISMIRSATSLSILPSVPSGNNRMTVGIAGMLVGFVTGVVGAGGGFLIIPVLVNFFHLSIRRAVATSLLIIAINSFFGLMGDLEKFRDFDWYLLLGYTLFTIGGIFAGFSLSKKISSSLLKKIFGYFILAVALAILITEVSGNHNI from the coding sequence ATGCAGATAGGCTTTGCATTTGCCATTTTGGTAGGTATGACCTTAGGTTTGGTTGGTAGCGGTGGGACAATATTAACGGTGCCTATTTTGGTATATATCATGGGGGTAGATCCAGTATTGGCAACAACGTATTCGCTATTTGCGGTAGGTACCACAGCTTTTATCGGCGGGCTGCGTGGATTGCGAAAAGGAGAGGTTGATCTCGCGCACGTTTGTCATTTTGGTATACCTTCCTTGCTATCGGTCTTTTTGACGAGAACATTTTTGCTTCCGCTGGTACCCGAAGTCATTTATATAGGCTCATTTAGTATTCATCAAGCGGTAGTTTTGATGTTACTTTTCGCTGTGGTGATGTTGGCGTCCGCCATATCCATGATTCGTTCAGCTACAAGCCTTTCAATATTGCCCAGTGTACCCTCGGGTAACAATAGAATGACTGTCGGCATTGCCGGTATGTTGGTGGGTTTTGTTACAGGAGTTGTGGGGGCCGGAGGAGGTTTTCTAATTATTCCCGTATTGGTTAATTTCTTTCATCTATCGATTCGGCGAGCCGTAGCAACCTCGTTGCTGATCATTGCGATCAACTCTTTCTTTGGGTTGATGGGCGACTTGGAAAAATTTAGGGACTTTGATTGGTATTTACTTTTGGGGTATACGTTGTTTACAATTGGAGGCATATTTGCTGGGTTTTCCTTATCAAAGAAGATCAGCAGTAGTTTACTGAAGAAAATTTTTGGCTATTTTATACTTGCTGTGGCCTTAGCCATCTTGATAACAGAGGTATCGGGTAATCATAATATATAG